A region from the Fibrobacter sp. genome encodes:
- a CDS encoding LicD family protein, with protein MGFATKTGTPVPLSEAQVQIWNVFKVLKDYLDKRSVKFYLLGGSLLGAVRHRGFIPWDDDIDIGIERSEYEEFLKDIADNLPSHLQLRHYGDNTDHHYYFSRIVDTRFFMERSGSLVTRKENVWVDIFPLDGMPNNFLMRKIHMLRLLWVRAMYHIASFEKVNLKRPHRPLSERVVIKFIQLTGFKGCKPFKYWLEKLDSLLKEYPIENSNWVVNFMGQYKFKEMFPKSYYGEGKMYEFEGEQLPGPEHADKVLTQMYGDYMKEPADADKNVHDARLIKDEK; from the coding sequence ATGGGTTTTGCTACTAAAACAGGAACTCCGGTTCCTTTGTCCGAAGCGCAGGTCCAGATCTGGAATGTATTCAAGGTTCTTAAGGACTATTTGGACAAACGTTCTGTGAAGTTCTATTTGTTGGGTGGCTCTCTGTTGGGTGCAGTTCGTCATCGTGGATTTATTCCGTGGGACGATGATATTGATATTGGTATTGAACGTAGCGAATACGAAGAGTTCCTGAAGGACATTGCAGACAACCTTCCTAGTCATCTGCAACTGCGCCATTATGGCGATAATACGGATCACCACTACTACTTCTCTCGTATTGTGGATACCCGTTTCTTTATGGAACGTAGCGGTAGCTTGGTGACTCGTAAGGAAAATGTCTGGGTGGATATATTCCCTCTGGATGGCATGCCCAACAATTTCCTCATGCGCAAGATTCATATGCTGCGCTTGCTGTGGGTTCGTGCCATGTACCATATTGCAAGTTTTGAAAAGGTGAATCTGAAACGTCCTCACCGTCCTCTTTCTGAACGCGTCGTGATTAAGTTTATTCAGCTTACTGGTTTCAAGGGTTGCAAGCCCTTTAAGTATTGGCTGGAAAAGCTGGATTCGCTTCTTAAGGAGTATCCCATTGAAAATAGCAACTGGGTTGTAAACTTCATGGGACAGTACAAGTTTAAGGAAATGTTCCCCAAGTCGTACTATGGCGAAGGCAAGATGTATGAATTCGAAGGAGAACAACTTCCTGGGCCTGAACATGCCGACAAGGTTCTGACGCAGATGTACGGCGACTACATGAAAGAGCCTGCCGATGCCGATAAGAATGTCCATGACGCCCGCCTGATCAAGGACGAAAAGTAA
- a CDS encoding nucleotide sugar dehydrogenase has translation MSFKTNIVCIGAGYVGGPTMTVIADKCPDVKVTVVDINQSRIDAWNSENLPIFEPGLDDVVSRARGRNLFFSTDIPAAIKEADIIFVSVNTPTKTFGHGAGKASDLQYWEKTARQILDIADEGKIIVEKSTLPVRTAAAMERILNSNDKGLHFEVLSNPEFLAEGTAINDLFEPDRVLIGSHQTESGLAACQKLVDVYAHWVPRDRILTTNLWSSELTKLTANAFLAQRISSINSISALCERTGADVNEVAFVMGKDKRIGPKFLKASIGFGGSCFKKDILNLVYLCGYYGLPEVADYWESVVKINEWQTHRVLDRMLETMFNTIAGKKIAVFGFAFKANTGDTRESPANLVVRDLLAEHALPVVTDPKAIPDAKRDLKDVLEQVQFEEDPYKAAEGAHAVVVCTEWKCFAELDWKRIYSSMAKPAFVFDGRNILDAEALRKIGFEVTSIGKGKAE, from the coding sequence ATGAGTTTTAAAACTAATATTGTGTGCATTGGCGCGGGCTATGTCGGTGGCCCCACTATGACCGTTATTGCCGATAAGTGCCCCGATGTTAAAGTGACTGTTGTTGATATTAACCAGTCCCGTATTGATGCCTGGAATAGCGAAAACCTTCCGATCTTTGAACCGGGCTTGGATGATGTGGTGAGCCGTGCTCGCGGTCGCAACCTGTTTTTCAGCACTGACATCCCGGCTGCCATTAAGGAAGCGGACATTATTTTCGTGTCTGTGAATACCCCCACCAAGACATTCGGTCACGGTGCGGGCAAGGCTTCCGACCTCCAGTATTGGGAAAAGACTGCTCGTCAAATTTTGGACATTGCGGATGAAGGCAAGATTATCGTGGAAAAGTCCACCCTGCCTGTTCGTACCGCTGCCGCCATGGAACGAATCCTGAATTCCAACGACAAGGGACTTCACTTTGAAGTTCTCTCCAACCCGGAATTCCTGGCTGAAGGTACCGCAATTAATGACCTTTTCGAACCGGACCGCGTGCTCATTGGTAGCCACCAGACTGAATCCGGTCTTGCTGCTTGCCAGAAGTTGGTGGACGTCTATGCTCACTGGGTTCCCCGTGATCGCATCTTGACCACCAATCTTTGGAGTTCTGAACTTACCAAGCTGACGGCAAATGCATTCTTGGCTCAGCGTATTAGCTCCATCAATTCCATCAGCGCCCTCTGTGAACGTACTGGTGCTGATGTGAATGAAGTTGCTTTCGTCATGGGTAAGGACAAGCGTATCGGTCCCAAGTTCCTTAAGGCTTCCATCGGTTTCGGAGGTTCCTGCTTCAAGAAGGATATCCTGAACTTGGTATACCTGTGCGGCTACTATGGCCTTCCGGAAGTGGCTGACTACTGGGAAAGCGTTGTGAAGATCAACGAATGGCAGACTCACCGTGTGCTGGACCGAATGCTTGAAACCATGTTCAACACCATCGCAGGCAAGAAGATTGCCGTGTTTGGCTTTGCTTTCAAGGCTAATACCGGTGATACCCGTGAAAGTCCTGCTAACCTGGTCGTCCGTGATTTGCTGGCCGAACATGCACTGCCGGTTGTTACCGATCCGAAGGCCATCCCTGATGCCAAGCGCGACCTGAAGGATGTGCTGGAACAGGTTCAGTTTGAAGAAGACCCCTATAAGGCTGCGGAAGGTGCCCACGCTGTAGTAGTTTGTACTGAATGGAAGTGCTTTGCTGAATTGGATTGGAAACGTATTTACAGTTCTATGGCGAAGCCTGCATTTGTATTTGACGGACGTAACATTTTGGACGCCGAAGCCCTTCGCAAGATTGGCTTTGAAGTGACTAGCATTGGTAAAGGCAAAGCGGAGTAA
- a CDS encoding CotH kinase family protein, with amino-acid sequence MGIVNKKGMACCALLGSAVLLTFSLLSCSSDNFAEESISEIVVPGGGSSSDPSPLDSLKHPFVGGPVIFTEVDPINLDYEDHEGDDAGWIELYNTTSEPANLTGMYLTNSLSEPQKWKLGNVVVPPQSFLLIYLSEKNYPDYVAPSDTVNLAGNGCWTWTDSQNEDPPGESTTKNLPGKKNLCFTENGIRRFGATMQFGENKELGWTSISDFVGAKSGSESDVVDLSNSNEVLLNAYITKDRKISLRLVQAGLDDWKGYETVLTGTGDSSTVYRFLLPKGKSLPDLENIYGTRFSPESNERKEVTFKAFSYIARNRGHEPHASFKIKNAPGSLYLMNDEGGVVAFVDYKDVPAGKSWSYGFFSDNLAAGADNVGWGYADPSPNALATSFVNGMRSPSLDSLVEFPPSGFYSSAFVVSLPPDLSIRCEMGGAEPSPQSPLVTKVEVSSTKVVRCASFAPGAVSGEVTNRTYVFEKAPTLPAVFLTGNPNSLFDPDTGIYMEGPNASSADPHYGANYWEDKELPIFVELIETGTNQPAFAENAGFKIFGNYSRANDKKSVSITFREKYGNKRLKYQLFPEFPELKKFKVFVLRNNGSNFTNDYIRDMLASSISEGLGVDYQRGRASVVYYNGEYFGIHNIRERSTEYYFETHYGMDPDDIDLLKADNSATNGSSVEYQQMMDWLESHHLDKEENYAKVASQIDVNNFMNYVQLEMFVNNRDWPSNNLKKWRNSKQNTPWKWFIYDTDFGLGNTYSEYTNNIFEFATNTEGSADGWPNGPNSTLLLRRLLENYNFRLAFINRMTTLLSMNFETSRVNARINTLMSAISAEISRDQKRWGHSSSHMDRELNAIRTFVKNRPGVVAREMQEFFNLSETTPITLSVNGGGSILVHDLPIDKYPITVNFFKGTPVVVSAEPNPGKIWMGWDDGVVDPVRVVDPGEIPSLTAVFK; translated from the coding sequence ATGGGAATCGTCAATAAAAAAGGCATGGCTTGTTGCGCCCTTTTAGGAAGCGCAGTCCTTTTGACGTTTTCTCTTTTGTCTTGTAGTAGCGATAATTTTGCAGAAGAGTCTATTTCCGAGATCGTTGTTCCCGGGGGTGGATCTTCTTCCGACCCGTCGCCTTTGGATTCCTTGAAGCATCCTTTTGTGGGTGGCCCTGTTATTTTTACGGAAGTGGATCCGATAAATTTGGATTACGAGGACCATGAAGGAGATGACGCGGGTTGGATTGAACTTTATAATACGACGTCGGAACCTGCGAATCTTACAGGAATGTACTTGACCAATTCTTTGAGTGAACCTCAAAAATGGAAATTGGGCAATGTTGTTGTTCCACCCCAGTCTTTTTTGCTCATTTATCTTTCTGAAAAGAATTATCCCGATTATGTTGCTCCGTCGGATACGGTAAATCTTGCAGGCAATGGTTGCTGGACATGGACGGATTCTCAGAACGAAGACCCTCCGGGCGAAAGTACTACGAAGAATTTGCCGGGAAAAAAGAACCTCTGCTTTACCGAAAATGGGATTCGCCGTTTTGGTGCCACAATGCAGTTTGGTGAAAATAAAGAACTAGGGTGGACTTCTATTTCTGATTTTGTGGGTGCTAAAAGTGGATCTGAATCCGATGTTGTAGACTTGTCCAATTCCAATGAAGTTCTTTTGAATGCCTACATTACCAAGGATCGCAAAATCTCGTTGCGATTGGTGCAGGCTGGCCTTGACGATTGGAAAGGATATGAAACGGTTTTGACGGGAACGGGGGATTCCTCTACTGTATACCGATTCTTGCTTCCGAAGGGAAAGAGCCTTCCGGACCTTGAAAATATTTATGGTACCCGATTCAGCCCAGAATCGAACGAACGTAAGGAAGTGACTTTCAAGGCTTTCTCCTACATTGCTCGTAATCGTGGGCATGAACCTCATGCATCCTTCAAAATAAAGAATGCTCCAGGCAGTCTTTATCTCATGAATGATGAGGGTGGCGTTGTGGCATTCGTCGATTACAAGGATGTTCCTGCGGGGAAAAGTTGGTCTTACGGTTTCTTTTCGGATAACTTGGCTGCGGGTGCGGATAATGTCGGCTGGGGTTATGCGGATCCGAGCCCCAATGCTCTTGCAACGAGTTTTGTGAATGGAATGCGTTCACCATCCCTTGATTCGTTGGTGGAATTCCCGCCTTCGGGTTTTTATTCTTCCGCCTTTGTGGTTTCCCTCCCGCCGGACCTGAGCATTCGTTGTGAAATGGGTGGCGCAGAACCCTCGCCGCAAAGCCCTTTGGTAACAAAGGTTGAGGTTTCTTCAACAAAGGTTGTCCGTTGTGCAAGTTTTGCTCCTGGGGCGGTTTCTGGCGAGGTTACGAATCGAACCTATGTGTTTGAAAAGGCTCCGACTTTGCCGGCTGTGTTCCTTACGGGTAATCCTAATTCTTTGTTTGACCCTGATACTGGAATTTATATGGAAGGCCCGAATGCGTCTTCCGCAGATCCGCACTATGGCGCCAATTATTGGGAAGACAAGGAACTTCCGATTTTTGTGGAACTGATCGAGACCGGTACGAATCAGCCGGCCTTTGCAGAAAATGCAGGGTTTAAAATTTTTGGCAATTATAGCAGGGCCAACGACAAAAAATCCGTGTCCATTACTTTTCGGGAAAAGTATGGAAATAAGCGATTAAAGTATCAACTTTTCCCTGAATTCCCCGAACTGAAAAAATTCAAGGTTTTTGTGCTGCGTAACAATGGCAGCAACTTTACCAATGACTATATCCGTGATATGCTGGCAAGTTCCATTAGCGAAGGCCTTGGTGTAGATTACCAGCGCGGCCGCGCTTCCGTTGTGTATTACAACGGCGAGTATTTTGGAATTCACAATATTCGTGAAAGGTCGACGGAGTACTACTTTGAAACCCATTATGGAATGGATCCGGATGACATTGACCTGCTGAAAGCCGACAATTCTGCAACAAACGGATCTTCTGTAGAATACCAGCAAATGATGGACTGGCTGGAATCCCACCACTTGGACAAAGAAGAAAATTACGCGAAAGTAGCCAGTCAAATTGATGTGAACAATTTCATGAATTATGTGCAGCTGGAAATGTTTGTGAATAATCGAGACTGGCCCAGCAATAATTTGAAGAAATGGCGTAATTCCAAGCAAAATACTCCTTGGAAATGGTTTATCTACGATACTGATTTCGGCTTAGGAAATACCTATAGCGAATACACGAACAATATTTTCGAGTTTGCAACAAATACCGAGGGCTCTGCAGATGGCTGGCCCAATGGACCCAACTCTACCTTGCTGCTTCGGAGGCTGTTGGAAAACTACAATTTCAGATTGGCTTTTATAAACAGGATGACAACCCTGTTGTCCATGAATTTTGAAACTTCTCGCGTCAATGCTAGGATAAATACTTTGATGTCCGCAATCTCTGCTGAGATATCCAGGGATCAAAAGCGCTGGGGGCATAGCAGTTCCCATATGGATCGTGAATTGAACGCCATCAGAACTTTTGTCAAGAATCGCCCTGGAGTTGTTGCTCGTGAAATGCAGGAATTTTTCAACCTGAGTGAAACAACTCCTATTACGTTGTCTGTAAATGGCGGAGGTTCCATTCTCGTTCATGACCTGCCGATAGACAAATATCCAATCACGGTAAATTTCTTTAAGGGAACCCCGGTTGTGGTTTCTGCTGAACCTAATCCTGGGAAAATCTGGATGGGGTGGGATGACGGTGTCGTGGATCCGGTTCGTGTGGTAGATCCTGGGGAAATCCCGTCTTTAACAGCCGTTTTCAAGTAG